GATTACATGAAGACGGCAATATAGACTCTCTATGAAATACCCATTCAGTATAATCCTGTAAAAAACCATTCCACcccaaatgttcttcaacagtTTTTAAAGTGTGAGAAAACGATTTACACATTTTCgacatggacataaaatcttTCCGTTCATATTTGATTTCTCAAAagcatatttaataaaattctgaacttcattgaaatatttttttgttggatCTCGACTTTTTTATCCAACTTTTATTCATTATATTAGAATAATGATTGAATTGCAACTTATCTACAAAAGATAAACGAAATTAGACATTAAGTGAGAAAATCGAGGAACATGAATATATAAATTCACCAAGTTGTTAACAGTTGCAGTTCTATATATCAAGTTGTCTGAACCAATCTAGCAAAATCAACATATATAGAAAAAGTAAAACCAATATAACAAAATGCTAATATTGTCATAATGGATAACATAATTTGGGTGAGATCTACATAGGTTAAACCATTTGATGCTTAATCAAAACTTGCCTCCATAATGGTGAACAGTGTAAACATACTGTGTGCCTTCATGAACTAATATTAAGTATTATTTTCATGAATAAAGGACACAAACTCTAGATCCTGCCAGCCAATTACATTCATGAAACCAAAATTCACCGTACCGCTACCGAACCCCGTATCGGTGCCGCACTACTATAAGCGTACCGagtatcggtacggtacggtacgcaGTACGCCAGACGTACCGACATTgacgtaccgataccggtacccatcggtacgaGTCTGGTACGCCCGGTATCgaccggtacagcataccatacatgaacccatattattttcataaatattatGGGTTGACCTAGggtttctttcttggagaacgGCGGAAAGGATCCTTTAAGGGAGATGAGGTACAAGGGGGGCCAAATATGTTAAGTTTAGCCCCTCCAGCCCCTCCTTAGGTTACTAAATATATTTAACACCGTCGTAGTGGGCCATATAAAATAGTTTATGAAGTAATTTGCTTCATGACTTCTGATTGATATGTCCGGCAATGCAATGTAAACCCTGTTTGAAACCAAATATGTTTTTTACCATCCCCCACCCATCTATTCCTACACTCCTTTGGGTAATTTTACTGGTTGTATTTTCTGCTTATGTGTAATACTGTTTCTATTGCAGCGACTATGCGTATAACAACCCCTGAGTTGATCAAGCCGAAAACACTTGAAGGGGACACCTAGTACCATAATAGCTTTTGGCAACATACTATCTTTTCAACCCTTTTGTAGAACTCAACAAGAAATAACCTCCAATCTGGCAATTGAACCTAGTATGCATTCTTATTGGATTTTCACTAATCTTAAGAGAACAGTATTTTAGGGCATCAAGCAACAGCTCGAAAGGAGAATAATCTGAAAATAGAAAATCACCTGGAGGTAGGATGGCTGAGATCCGCAATTGGAGGAGGGCAGTCGACTAGAGAAGGGCGGTCGGCTGGAGCTTTGAGGAACACCGCGGATTGGCGATGGGTATAGGCAGCCATGAGGAGGAGAATAGGAGGAAGTTGGCAAAGAAGAGGAGGCCGGTGGaaaaggggagggggaggagactGGCACGAAGAGAGGCGGAGGCGGTGCTCGATCGGCGGAGATCGATTAAGGGCAGAAGGGATTTGGGGCTAAGACAATGGGGCCAAAAGCGATTTGGGGCCGAGATGGAGAGGGTCGGTCGGGGGATTGGGGTATATATAGAGcccgacgatgcttataagcgtcatcttgtattggcttccgacgacgcttataagcgtcgataATTATGGGcttccgacgcttataagtgttGATAATTATGGGCTTCCGGCGACGCTTAACAAAAAGAGTCGACATAGCCCTTAATATCCCGACGTTTTTTAgtagcgtcggcaaattttggcGTGCCAACcaaattaccgacgcttctaTCTAGCGTCGGCATATCAAAATCGGAAATTTCCATTTCTTCTATAGCGCTACTtggaattacaaaaaaaaaaagaaaaataattccaTGACATGAAGATCAGAAAACCTTAGCATCTGCTGAACAACTCCTATGATCAATGTCTCAATCACTTCCAAGTTTCTAGACCTCCAAAAGTCACCACCATGCACCAATCAGTCAAAGCTGGAAATGACTAGTGACAAGGACAGATAAAGTATTAGGACCGCGGGTTCCATGCAATTGTAGAGTATCGAGTGGCAAGAGGTTGAAAGGGTACGATCAGCCACCGATGAGAGAGGGCAAAGACCAACTCTAGTGTGAATGCTAGGTAGTGTCAAAAAATGCAAGGTGGGAGAGGTTCTGGTGACTCGTAAGAGAAGGGTCACAGCAAGGATGCTCAaagtctctccctctctcctgtATAATTGGAGTATCATTCTACAAGCATCAACAATGTTATGCAAGTAAATTCCAAAATTATAGATCTTAACTGGTTAATTTGACCTACTTCGCAAAGAATGCAGGCTATAAAGTTTCAAAAGTTTGACACAGGATAGAGAAAAGTTTCAAAAAGAGAACAAAGATAAGTGGAGCAATCTACCAAAGGTTTGGGTTGTGAGTAGTGGAAACAACGCAACTAGGTAATGATACCGAAAGAAGGTAGAACAAATTCCAGTTCCTTAATGCCAAACGCCGAAACATAACTGTAGCTTGCAGGTTGCATGCACTTGACATCTAATGCAAACGAAACTACTGACAGGTATAACATAACAGACTCAAGCTCAatgaggaagaaaaataaagtaaaTGATGGAATCTACCAGAATACACTATTGCTCTAAGGGGATACCCGCCAAAATACATACAAGGGGAAAGTTCTGCATTCTCTAAGAATACATATAAGGGGAAAGTTTATACCATTGACTAATACCAATCTAGGTACTGCCGTACTGGCCAGGGATGCATTAGTAAATAGACTCTGAAACAACCCCTTACACAGATTCTCATTTAACCTGCATGGGTATAATCCATATCTGaaatatatatgaaaaaaaatgcaCATAACATTCAAAATCTTTTACCCAATATATTGACTGCATCAATAACTAAACAATTAGCAAACAAAAACCAGATGAGCAAGAACTTTGAAGACAGCTATGTGGCCAATCATACAGCAGAATCAAAACTTGTCTACCTAGTTCTCTACTACTACTCTCAGCAAGAACATTTCTTAGCATATATGAATTAAAGCATTACGCCcaacaaaagaagagagagagagagagagctgagTATGTCACCATGAGAGAATAATTTGCAAGCGCATAATTAAATTGGAGTAACATCAACAGCATCAACAACCTAACATAGGGGGAAACATGATAAACCATCTTGTTTAACCATATCAGCACTACCTAATCCACTCAAACAAAATGACAATTAAACCTCCAAAAAGCCACATTTGTCCAAACCTACTAAATTCATGCATCAAAAGAAAGCACATGTACTCATACCCTTGTATGCATCATTCAGCAACGCCAGAATCTCCCTGCTCGTCTTGCACCAATCCATCTGGAACCTCATCTCGTCGCCCAGCTGCCTCCTCCATTTCTCCTCCAAAGCTCTCGCCTTGGAGGAATCCATTCGCTTCAAGCCCACCTCCCACGACACACCCCACAGCCCGTTCGCCTTCCAGTGCTCTGCCACCGCACTTCTCACATACGGCAAGGAATCCGGGACGCCACCTACGCGCTCCTCCCCGTCCCCCTCTTCCTccggctcctcctcctcctcgtctgcTGCCTCCCCATTCTCGACGGCCACCACCAGGGTGcctttcttgtctttcttttgaTCCTTGGTAACATCCTTGTTATCCTCAGCGGCCCAAAGTTCGATGCAGAGCTCGTGGACGAGGCCGTCGTTGGGGCCGGATCCCGAGGGGCCGGCCTTCTGGAACTTCTGGCGGAGGTGGCGGAGCTTGTTGCAGACCTGCTCCTTGGTGAGTGGGGTGGGGAGGGAGGCCTTGACGGAGTCGTAGAAGGCAGACATGTTGGCGGGGAGCGGAATGGATCCGGTGCGGGAGCGGAAGTCGATGGCGGCACGGAGAAGGGCAACGGCGTTCTCGTCGGCGAGGCGGCGCTGGCCAGCCTGGGGGCTCTTGGCGGCGGGGGGCACATCGTCGGAATAGTCGCGGGCCTTGCGCTTGCGGTCGCTCTTGCGGGAGGGGGAGGCGGCCGCGGGGTCGTCGGGCGTCATGGGGTCGGAAGATTTGGAGGGGGCCTTGGGGAGGGCCGGGGTGGGGGAGGAGGTCTTGTGGGGTTTGAAggatttagggttagggtttttgcCGGAAGCTGGGGCGGGCGGATCTTCGATTGGATTCGAGGATGCTGGATTTGGGTGGGATTTGGGTTCGGCAGGGTCGGAGGAGGGATGGCGCTTCGATGACTTGGATTTGGACGGCATCCTTGCTTCGTCTTGGGGGGGGAAGCCGGGTTTCCGAGAGGCGGAGAGAGAGATGCTGCCTTTCTTGCGACTCCACGGACGTTTTGCCTGGGAAACGGTCAACCCGtgcttcaattaatgtaatCCAATGATACCCGCGCGATGCGCGGTTTTCCGAAGGCCTTCCCTCTAAATTTTCGgaattttggaagaaaaaaagttgatttttttctttcccattTGTATACACATACAGAttcaaatttattttaattttttaaattacttAACAGctttctaaaattattttttttttggtgcatgcAATGTACATGGccaatattttttctaaaataaactaaatttgatatttttctaaaataattacgaagaaatccaaaaaaaattatattaatttttttctcgAATTATTTTCGTCTACAAACATGGAGGGAATACCCGTGAgagattttattttctaaaataatcaaaaaaagTCTTTCTCAAGTTCACaattatatcaatttttttcaaaaaaaatttttgtaCATACATGAAATTAGTTAACagctttctaaaataattttaaatttaattttttttaatttcaaatatATTTAGATATCTTTGAACGtggcttcctttttttttctatatacaATGATTTCTAACATTTTAAAATATCTCTAGCATATTCTTATGCATGATGATTTCTAATATATTTAGATATATtgaatatatttaaataattttaatatatctTGATAccattatttttcaaaagaaattatgGATATTTCAGATGATTTTtctatgattttcttgtgtgtgGTCTCTAAATGGCTAATATATGTATTAAAAATATTGACATCGATTATATGGCACCATCATGCAATGCCTcagtctatttttttttaagaaaaataactaaaaagacttctaaattttattttgaattttttttctacGTATGTAGAgagaaatatttatgaaaagaaCACTACTTATTTTTCTATATGTCATGATTTCTAAGATATTCAGATATCTTTAATATATTTAGATAACTTAAACATATctaaataatttttgtttttataaaattttatggaTATTTCAGAtgattttttatgatttttttcttttttttttttttgaatattggaGAGAGATCGAGTTTTCTCTCTCGATGAGAGATAAttttaaaacataaaattaatttatttttagtaAATTTTATGAGTTTGTAATGCAAGTTCTGATTCACTGCTGTGCGTGTTGCACCGGTGAGAGATAGCAGCCGTTTGAAAACTAAACTCTCTGGATGTCAAAGCACGAGATGGTAGCGTGCTAACAAGTTTAAAACAATAAACACAAACCGGCCTTCATCGAAAATGGGACTTTTCATGTTCTTTTTTATCCcatctccctctttctttttggTAAAACGGCACCATTACTTAAAAGGCCTTGTTTATTAATGCACCAAAACAGGATGAATCCCCATACTCTTCAAATTATAAGCTAATAAGAGATTATATCCAGATGACATAAAAACTGTTTACTGACATTTAGAGAGACAAATTATCACCATAACCTGAAAATCCAACTTCCTAGGATCGAGCAGCAAATTATTCGAAACAACTATAAACTGCTACCAAAGAGGTAcacattttctttttggtaagaGGAGCCCAAAACTTTCGCTCTTCGAAATTCCACTACGATCTTCACCATTTACTACTGCAAATACTACTGGGACTATTGCAGAGAGGCAAACTCTATTGCCATTTTATATCGCACCCACAGGAACTGCTTATAAAGAGATGCCAAATGCCAAATGCCAAGAGAATGAAGCAATGGGTCGTTTTAATAACAACAGAGAAACGTGCGCACAGATTCGATGACCTCACATGTTCGTCTAGTAAGAGCAGTGGACTTAGAAAATAACTGAACTTTACAGTACATTTGCATCATAATGCGAAATTAATTGCATATCAAGAAATTAGCAGCAAAGTGATGTCAACCTGCAGTCCTCCAGGGTTCATTGTCAAAAATTCTCATCCTCATTCCTCAACTATCTGCATGGTTCATCATACCAGTTCCAACAGTTGGGTCAagcttcaaaatagattttatgATTCTTTGAACATTTGACATAATTCGCCCTCCTCGCAATCAATATTATAGGCCCTACTGCAAAGGAGGCAGATTCCATAACCATTTCAAGTCTTTCACGCTTCACCCCATAGAATCTGTTTAAACTTTGGATGCCAAATGCCAAAGGAAAAATTCATTCGACAGTGTCATTTGATCAAGTCCAATAAGAGCATTGGACATAGAAAATGACTAAATTTTATAATAGATGTGCAGTCATAATGCAAAATTAATTACAGAACAAGGAAGACTGCTTTGTTAGTAGCAATATAAATCAACCAGCAATCCACTAATCTTCATTGTCATAATCCTCATCCTCGTCTATCTGCATGGTTAATTGTACAAGTTTTGATGGTTCTATGCCAATGTTGCCCGCTACATCAGGCAAAGGCCAAGAAGAATACTCCTCTTGCTTTGCCTCTGCTGTTGAAGTTGCACCCACGACTGATGTAGAGTTGCAGGAAGAATGTGCACTCTGAGCCATGTTCTCCTTCCCTTCCAGGCCCTTCTCTTCACCATTGATTTCCCTCAACAGGTCACCGTGTTCGGGAAACGTGCTCTTGTCATCCTCAAATTTTACACACCCAATATCCCTTGTTCTGGGTCGacccctccctcttcctctaccCCTTCCACGTCCTCTTGGACTCATGTTTGTGCTCCTCATTGCCTGCCACACAACAGTTGCTCAGATACTCGAGGAAATAGGCTTGTGAAAATGGTGTAGATATAATTCAAAAGAGCCACACCATTTTGGGGGACCTCAACTCCTCATTGGTCTCCAAATCACCATCATGGGCCAGGGTCTTTCTGAACATTGGCTATAACAGATCAGTTGCTTAATGTTTATTGTGCATCATTTAAAGCATGGAAAGTATGGTCAGTGAGTTACCTTCTCCTGGATATTCCTTTTTCGTCACCACAAGGTTCTGTGCCACCAAGGTTTGGTACCTTGTTGACAACATCAGTTAGGAAATCAAAAGCACTATAACTCTTCACACATTGTTTTCTGGAAAACTCAGAAGAGATAAAGATACACTATTACTTGTAATTTTCCATAAGTAGCATCAGTTGCAGAAATTTTGTTTGGTGATAGAATACAAATAGAACATGTAAGCACAAGTAGACCTGTCAATGGGTCAGGACTGACCCAACC
This is a stretch of genomic DNA from Phoenix dactylifera cultivar Barhee BC4 chromosome 9, palm_55x_up_171113_PBpolish2nd_filt_p, whole genome shotgun sequence. It encodes these proteins:
- the LOC103701825 gene encoding dr1-associated corepressor-like isoform X2, yielding MQADEDVGKIALAVPLLVSKALELFLQDLCDRTYEVTLQRGAKTLNSLHLKQCVKSYSAFDFLTDVVNKVPNLGGTEPCGDEKGISRRRKTLAHDGDLETNEELRSPKMAMRSTNMSPRGRGRGRGRGRGRPRTRDIGCVKFEDDKSTFPEHGDLLREINGEEKGLEGKENMAQSAHSSCNSTSVVGATSTAEAKQEEYSSWPLPDVAGNIGIEPSKLVQLTMQIDEDEDYDNED
- the LOC103701825 gene encoding dr1-associated corepressor-like isoform X1: MRKKLGTRFPASRIKKIMQADEDVGKIALAVPLLVSKALELFLQDLCDRTYEVTLQRGAKTLNSLHLKQCVKSYSAFDFLTDVVNKVPNLGGTEPCGDEKGISRRRKTLAHDGDLETNEELRSPKMAMRSTNMSPRGRGRGRGRGRGRPRTRDIGCVKFEDDKSTFPEHGDLLREINGEEKGLEGKENMAQSAHSSCNSTSVVGATSTAEAKQEEYSSWPLPDVAGNIGIEPSKLVQLTMQIDEDEDYDNED